From Camelina sativa cultivar DH55 chromosome 20, Cs, whole genome shotgun sequence, the proteins below share one genomic window:
- the LOC104768719 gene encoding U-box domain-containing protein 62 encodes MSGKGLSPASFNAPPMIVQDADPLRFRVGEQDPKTREFAAFIGDHHRYFAAAAAAAAAANPHPHLEFRQNFYTEKPISGNPNDSGGGGGSDGEDEVDVEEEEEEEDEDDDIDGNEGDVALNKDAGDDSVSAAGGAVIVVGQDNAAYYSQHFKTMETSFASRNEESSSVAADNGCDFSGRRDPSSSSSNSIESLRTILSDPTTGALMADAMILPCGHTFGAGGIEQVKQMKACCTCSQPVSEDSITPNLSLRVAVQAFCREENSQSNHSSKRKREGFDQERRTFGVTNHSGRSRNKSNHFPFAVADRVIIKGNKRTPPRFVGREAVVTTQCLNGWYVVKTLDNAESVKLQYRSLAKAAEDLSAKATPNKMVSNWL; translated from the exons ATGTCCGGAAAAGGGCTTTCTCCGGCGTCGTTCAATGCTCCGCCGATGATTGTCCAAGATGCTGACCCTTTACGTTTCCGGGTCGGAGAACAAGACCCTAAAACCCGTGAATTCGCTGCTTTTATCGGCGACCACCACCGGTATTTCGCGGCGGCGGCGGCAGCAGCAGCCGCAGCTAATCCTCACCCTCATCTCGAGTTCCGTCAGAATTTTTACACGGAGAAACCCATTAGCGGAAACCCTAACgacagtggtggtggtggtggatcaGACGGCGAGGATGAAGTTgacgttgaagaagaagaagaagaagaagacgaggatgaTGACATAGACGGTAACGAAGGTGACGTCGCCTTGAACAAAGACGCTGGTGATGATTCTGTATCAGCAGCAGGAGGAGCTG TGATAGTGGTTGGACAAGATAACGCAGCTTACTACTCGCAGCATTTTAAGACTATGGAAACGAGTTTTGCTTCTAGGAATGAGGAATCATCATCAGTCGCTGCGGACAATGGGTGTGATTTCAGTGGCAGAAGagacccttcttcttcttcgagcaATTCAATCGAGTCTTTGAGGACCATTTTGTCTGATCCTACAAC AGGGGCTTTGATGGCTGATGCTATGATTTTGCCTTGCGGACACACTTTTGGAGCTGGAGGAATAGAACAAGTTAAACAGATG AAAGCTTGCTGTACATGTTCACAGCCCGTCTCTGAAGACTCAATAACCCCAAATCTCT CTTTACGAGTTGCGGTACAAGCATTCTGCCGAGAAGAGAATTCACAGTCAAATCATTCATCTAAGAGAAAACGAGAAGGATTTGATCAA GAGAGACGCACATTTGGTGTCACGAATCATTCAGGTCGTTCAAGGAACAAAAGTAATCATTTCCCATTTGCTGTGGCAGATCGAGTTATAATAAAG GGAAATAAGAGGACACCACCTCGTTTTGTTGGCCGTGAAGCTGTTGTGACTACTCAATGCTTAAACGGCTG GTATGTGGTGAAAACGCTGGATAACGCAGAGAGTGTGAAGCTTCAGTATCGTTCATTGGCTAAAGCTGCAGAAGATCTATCAGCCAAAGCAACACCAAACAAGATGGTCTCCAACTGGCTCTAA
- the LOC104768713 gene encoding protein NETWORKED 4B-like isoform X1 translates to MEDIDDSNSFVEISSVSEPNGSSTPVTPKSDTIPVAAAFNFDHGSSDISPNHDSDDDSSYSELDSETEAFYSSLNHHLVSPGAMDDLVAAEKKHMSYEELMKKYVQSEEELKTTSLRLQESEQEIEKLKAEAEKRDYDVLLSENLFAALEIEIESRDKAIETEKSRVLEMQRQVVDLETKLSDSSFKFDNLVKELEVSRECLYVSEAEISKLRAMLCVCQQSFSTEKTKLQSDIAGLLANQAFFEGRVKELQTRSEVLENQIWHSDAEKMDMQRKEVELQGEINALKTELASRGEHIEALNKDADEHKLRYDMLVAEKDEVCAEVDNLKAVMRTRDIQIQQMEEQLSQLRFKLVSESRIGKNTVEEELRLRATVKQLEKQAELQRNVKNTVEENLRATVKELGKQADQLQRNVKNTVEELRAKVKELEKQAELQRNAISEAKEEKREAIRQLCFTLDHYKSGYRQILRFLSGNNNKEQQTTMVV, encoded by the exons ATGGAGGACATAGATGATTCTAACTCCTTTGTTGAAATCTCCTCAG TTTCAGAACCCAATGGCTCTTCTACTCCTGTAACTCCAAAGTCTGATACAATACCTGTTGCTGCTGCTTTCAACTTTGATCATGGAAGTTCTGATATTTCTCCCAATCATGATTCTGACGACGACTCTTCTTATTCTGAGTTAGACTCGGAAACAGAGGCCTTTTACTCATCTCTTAACCACCACCTGGTCTCACCAGGTGCAATGGATGACTTGGTGGCTGCTGAGAAGAAACATATGAGTTATGAGGAACTGATGAAGAAATATGTCCAGTCCGAGGAAGAGCTTAAGACTACAAGTTTGAGGCTCCAAGAATCTGAACAAGAGATTGAGAAGCTAAAGGCtgaggctgagaagagagattATGATGTTTTGCTTTCAGAGAATTTATTCGCTGCGCTTGAAATCGAGATCGAGAGTAGGGACAAAGCTATTGAGACTGAGAAAAGCCGAGTTCTCGAGATGCAAAGACAGGTTGTTGATTTGGAAACTAAGCTCTCAGACTCAAGTTTCAAGTTCGATAATCTGGTGAAGGAGCTTGAGGTGAGTAGAGAATGTTTATATGTTTCAGAGGCTGAGATCTCAAAGCTAAGGGCAATGTTGTGTGTTTGTCAGCAAAGTTTCTCTactgagaaaacaaaactgCAGAGTGATATTGCTGGTTTGTTAGCCAATCAGGCTTTCTTCGAAGGTCGTGTTAAAGAACTCCAAACACGCAGTGAGGTATTGGAAAATCAGATTTGGCATTCTGACGCAGAGAAGATGGATATGCAGAGGAAAGAAGTTGAGTTGCAAGGTGAAATCAATGCATTGAAGACAGAGTTGGCCTCTCGAGGTGAGCATATCGAAGCATTGAACAAGGATGCCGACGAGCACAAGCTGAGATATGACATGTTGGTGGCAGAGAAAGATGAAGTCTGTGCTGAAGTAGACAATTTAAAAGCAGTGATGAGAACCAGAGACATCCAGATTCAGCAAATGGAAGAGCAACTTAGCCAGCTGCGCTTTAAGCTTGTATCTGAATCAAGAATTGGCAAGAACACTGTGGAGGAGGAACTGAGACTGAGAGCTACGGTTAAACAACTAGAGAAGCAAGCAGAGTTGCAGAGGAATGTCAAGAACACTGTGGAGGAGAATCTGAGAGCTACGGTTAAAGAACTAGGGAAGCAAGCAGATCAGTTGCAGAGGAATGTCAAGAACACTGTGGAGGAACTGAGAGCTAAGGTTAAAGAACTGGAGAAGCAAGCAGAGTTGCAGAGGAATGCGATATCAGAAGCAAAGGAAGAGAAACGAGAAGCGATAAGGCAGCTTTGTTTCACTCTGGATCACTACAAAAGCGGATATAGACAGATTCTGAGGTTTCTTTCGGGCAATAATAACAAGGAACAACAAACAACCATGGTCGTGTGA
- the LOC104768716 gene encoding ribosomal RNA-processing protein 14-like, translated as MTNTRGTDMAKKKENVDCESDLKTHEHTGFFDTLIELIPAKFYLADETERKWFPGLSKGQKVREKKITKSNLKKARRDRLDPKKSALTTVDLLNRRLEKEKKKSLNQKLKKKKEDLRRQKLEMEKAGIEVPEDDSEEEIELDEEKDDDKSVTYEELRQRLHRKIDELKGGRGGSDRPRSHEKRKKILPNKRKRDTVSDEKTVEDKKAADKGKGKLDVEEAAKDLTFGYVKIDDDEEHGKEKKKRRLSKARELERAMKLEADKKDPEKGDVIAKKHSWKAATSRAAGIKVHDDPKLLKQSIHKDKKRQEKNAEKWKERIEGQQKFKVEKQQKRSGNIADRIEQNKMRKIAKREKKLLRPGFEGRKEGFINEGGK; from the exons ATGACTAATACTCGTGGCACTGAT ATGgcaaagaaaaaggagaatgtTGATTGTGAATCGGATTTGAAGACTCATGAACATACTGGATTTTTTGATACTCTGATAGAGTTAATCCCTGCAAAATTCTACTTAGCAGATGAGACAGAAAGGAAATGGTTTCCAGGTCTTAGCAAGGGTCAAAAagttagagagaagaaaataacaaagtCCAACCTAAAGAAGGCGAGGAGAGATAGGTTGGACCCAAAAAAGTCTGCTTTGACCACTGTCGATCTGCTGAACCGAAGGctagagaaggaaaaaaagaaatcattaaatcagaagctaaagaagaagaaagaggattTACGAAGGCAGAAGCTAGAGATGGAAAAAGCAGGTATTGAGGTTCCTGAAGATGACAGTGAGGAGGAAATAGAGCTCGACGAAGAAAAGGATGATGATAAATCTGTTACGTACGAGGAGCTGAGGCAACGTCTGCATCGCAAAATTGATGAGCTCAAAGGTGGTCGTGGAGGTTCTGATAGACCAAGAAGCCatgaaaaaaggaagaagattctgccaaataagagaaagagGGATACAGTTTCTGATGAAAAGACTGTGGAGGATAAGAAGGCAGCAGATAAAGGTAAGGGTAAGTTGGATGTGGAAGAGGCTGCCAAGGACCTTACATTTGGTTATGTCAAGATTGATGACGATGAAGAACacggaaaagagaaaaagaaacggaGGCTTTCAAAGGCAAGAGAACTTGAAAGGGCTATGAAGTTAGAGGCTGACAAGAAGGATCCAGAAAAAGGTGATGTAATTGCAAAGAAGCACTCATGGAAGGCAGCTACGAGCAGAGCAGCTGGTATCAAGGTTCATGACGACCCAAAGCTATTGAAGCAAAGCATCCACAAAGATAAGAAGAGGCAAGAGAAGAACGCAGAGAAGTGGAAAGAAAGAATTGAAGGGCAACAAAAGTTCAAGGTGGAGAAGCAGCAAAAGAGATCAGGGAATATTGCGGATAGAATTGAACAGAACAAGATGCGGAAAATCGccaagagagagaaaaagctcCTGCGTCCTGGCTTTGAAGGCCGCAAAGAAGGGTTTATCAATGAAGGTGGAAAGTAG
- the LOC104768718 gene encoding uncharacterized protein LOC104768718: MEAISQSCTKIIINPSPRTHKTLVSTSAISQTKLSLTAKKGRWSDAARCVASGSSYAAAMEPITPEEEEELTQRRGICGGEANRGVWELLECLEKEAIMGDDDGRDPTDYNRRAKIFDKSSKIFKNFKEERDQYPVEYLEKEAIMGSDDGRDPTDYNRRAKIFDKSSNIFKNFKEERDQSPVEYLEKEAIMGSDDGRDPTDYKRRAKIFDKSSKIFKNIKEQRDQSLE, encoded by the coding sequence ATGGAAGCTATCTCTCAAAGCTGCACAAAGATCATCATCAACCCATCTCCGAGAACTCATAAAACACTAGTTTCGACTTCGGCAATCTCACAAACCAAGCTGAGCCTTACAGCCAAGAAGGGGAGGTGGTCTGATGCAGCTAGATGCGTGGCTTCAGGGTCGAGCTATGCGGCGGCAATGGAGCCAATTACGccggaggaagaggaggagctGACTCAAAGAAGAGGGATATGTGGGGGAGAAGCAAACAGAGGAGTATGGGAACTCTTGGAGTGCCTCGAGAAAGAAGCTATCATGGGGGACGATGATGGTAGAGACCCTACGGATTACAATAGAAGAGCAAAGATTTTCGACAAGAGTTCTaagatcttcaagaactttaaagaagagagagatcagTATCCTGTAGAGTACCTTGAGAAGGAAGCTATCATGGGGTCAGATGATGGGAGAGACCCTACAGATTACAATAGAAGAGCAAAGATTTTCGACAAAAGTTCTAATATCTTCAAAAActttaaagaagagagagatcagTCTCCTGTAGAGTACCTTGAGAAGGAAGCTATCATGGGGTCAGATGATGGTAGAGACCCTACAGATTACAAGAGAAGAGCAAAGATTTTTGACAAGAGTTCTAAGATCTTCAAGAACATCAAAGAACAGAGAGATCAATCtctagaataa
- the LOC104768713 gene encoding protein NETWORKED 4B-like isoform X2, whose product MEDIDDSNSFVEISSEPNGSSTPVTPKSDTIPVAAAFNFDHGSSDISPNHDSDDDSSYSELDSETEAFYSSLNHHLVSPGAMDDLVAAEKKHMSYEELMKKYVQSEEELKTTSLRLQESEQEIEKLKAEAEKRDYDVLLSENLFAALEIEIESRDKAIETEKSRVLEMQRQVVDLETKLSDSSFKFDNLVKELEVSRECLYVSEAEISKLRAMLCVCQQSFSTEKTKLQSDIAGLLANQAFFEGRVKELQTRSEVLENQIWHSDAEKMDMQRKEVELQGEINALKTELASRGEHIEALNKDADEHKLRYDMLVAEKDEVCAEVDNLKAVMRTRDIQIQQMEEQLSQLRFKLVSESRIGKNTVEEELRLRATVKQLEKQAELQRNVKNTVEENLRATVKELGKQADQLQRNVKNTVEELRAKVKELEKQAELQRNAISEAKEEKREAIRQLCFTLDHYKSGYRQILRFLSGNNNKEQQTTMVV is encoded by the exons ATGGAGGACATAGATGATTCTAACTCCTTTGTTGAAATCTCCTCAG AACCCAATGGCTCTTCTACTCCTGTAACTCCAAAGTCTGATACAATACCTGTTGCTGCTGCTTTCAACTTTGATCATGGAAGTTCTGATATTTCTCCCAATCATGATTCTGACGACGACTCTTCTTATTCTGAGTTAGACTCGGAAACAGAGGCCTTTTACTCATCTCTTAACCACCACCTGGTCTCACCAGGTGCAATGGATGACTTGGTGGCTGCTGAGAAGAAACATATGAGTTATGAGGAACTGATGAAGAAATATGTCCAGTCCGAGGAAGAGCTTAAGACTACAAGTTTGAGGCTCCAAGAATCTGAACAAGAGATTGAGAAGCTAAAGGCtgaggctgagaagagagattATGATGTTTTGCTTTCAGAGAATTTATTCGCTGCGCTTGAAATCGAGATCGAGAGTAGGGACAAAGCTATTGAGACTGAGAAAAGCCGAGTTCTCGAGATGCAAAGACAGGTTGTTGATTTGGAAACTAAGCTCTCAGACTCAAGTTTCAAGTTCGATAATCTGGTGAAGGAGCTTGAGGTGAGTAGAGAATGTTTATATGTTTCAGAGGCTGAGATCTCAAAGCTAAGGGCAATGTTGTGTGTTTGTCAGCAAAGTTTCTCTactgagaaaacaaaactgCAGAGTGATATTGCTGGTTTGTTAGCCAATCAGGCTTTCTTCGAAGGTCGTGTTAAAGAACTCCAAACACGCAGTGAGGTATTGGAAAATCAGATTTGGCATTCTGACGCAGAGAAGATGGATATGCAGAGGAAAGAAGTTGAGTTGCAAGGTGAAATCAATGCATTGAAGACAGAGTTGGCCTCTCGAGGTGAGCATATCGAAGCATTGAACAAGGATGCCGACGAGCACAAGCTGAGATATGACATGTTGGTGGCAGAGAAAGATGAAGTCTGTGCTGAAGTAGACAATTTAAAAGCAGTGATGAGAACCAGAGACATCCAGATTCAGCAAATGGAAGAGCAACTTAGCCAGCTGCGCTTTAAGCTTGTATCTGAATCAAGAATTGGCAAGAACACTGTGGAGGAGGAACTGAGACTGAGAGCTACGGTTAAACAACTAGAGAAGCAAGCAGAGTTGCAGAGGAATGTCAAGAACACTGTGGAGGAGAATCTGAGAGCTACGGTTAAAGAACTAGGGAAGCAAGCAGATCAGTTGCAGAGGAATGTCAAGAACACTGTGGAGGAACTGAGAGCTAAGGTTAAAGAACTGGAGAAGCAAGCAGAGTTGCAGAGGAATGCGATATCAGAAGCAAAGGAAGAGAAACGAGAAGCGATAAGGCAGCTTTGTTTCACTCTGGATCACTACAAAAGCGGATATAGACAGATTCTGAGGTTTCTTTCGGGCAATAATAACAAGGAACAACAAACAACCATGGTCGTGTGA
- the LOC104768715 gene encoding protein ENHANCED DISEASE RESISTANCE 4-like, translating to MASRTGQKIRLVKCPKCLKILQEDEDVPVYQCGGCSAILQAKRRNIAPNSTPSAVETERAQANEPPREPETNNVSSNSGQDTVLPSPIESTEKELGDLELSNGNETNEIQQQECSLGDDSEKNEGEDNSRLKSDMMNTMSEAAGSGASSGYLSVDHVVAGRASNSSGNVEISPDASPVEEKQSPLDYPANKTPSAYDLVAVKASNSSDNVEISPGASPVEEKQSPLDYPANKTPSAYDLVAGRASNSSGNAEISPDTSPVEDKQSQLDYPANKTSSAYDGSESSSEEMEDQLLDEDQQQWKTFQKIRSDKFEMPRYPGNYKEEGASSSSTFFDNRRNGITTYNERPQPNMSLQLERRGGRLGTQGRRHVTEQLRPEVPFYPREPYTRLSPSYPSHDEFDRYSRAHSLQMPPYGGGMNHEFVDYMYSNNPRARGRGQGSRISGEMASDRRNHPGWSSGQLHNSNYSSYSASPQRPMEQSEYQPRWSHEIVSDVEDHHQRNRHANHLHELQNRRFKERQRVAKRHVRPTAGGAPFVSCYRCSENLQLPVDFLIFKRKHHLLRCGTCTTVLRFSLQSRTHLVPAVTHDTDVHRSSSSTAESPRDGAPSQPEKLSSSVQDEELPAARGSPLHRLMGYSTVSQVFKASQRPPSV from the exons ATGGCGAGCCGGACGGGTCAGAAAATCCGGTTAGTCAAGTGTCCCAAGTGCTTaaagattcttcaagaagacgaagatgttcCTGTTTATCAGTGTGGTGGTTGTTCCGCCATTCTTCAAG CGAAAAGGCGGAACATTGCTCCAAACAGTACACCAAGTGCAGTAGAGACAGAGAGGGCTCAAGCCAATGAGCCACCAAGGGAACCTGAAACCAACAATGTGTCCAGCAACTCGGGGCAGGACACAGTTCTTCCATCACCCATTGAGTCTACGGAGAAGGAGCTTGGTGACTTGGAGTTATCTAATGGGAATGAGACAAATGAAATTCAACAGCAGGAATGTTCACTTGGTGATGATTCTGAGAAGAATGAAGGAGAAGACAACTCCAGATTGAAGTCTGATATGATGAACACCATGTCAGAAGCTGCTGGATCTGGGGCTAGCTCTGGATACTTGAGTGTTGATCATGTGGTGGCTGGAAGAGCGAGTAATTCATCTGGTAATGTTGAGATCTCACCTGATGCCTCCCCTGTTGAAGAGAAGCAAAGCCCACTTGATTATCCTGCAAACAAGACTCCTTCTGCTTATGATTTGGTGGCTGTAAAAGCGAGTAATTCATCTGATAATGTTGAGATCTCACCTGGTGCCTCCCCTGTTGAAGAGAAGCAGAGCCCACTTGATTATCCTGCAAACAAGACTCCTTCTGCTTATGATTTGGTGGCTGGAAGAGCGAGTAATTCATCTGGTAATGCTGAGATCTCACCTGATACTTCCCCTGTTGAAGACAAGCAAAGCCAACTTGATTATCCTGCTAACAAGACTTCTTCTGCTTATGATGGGAGTGAGTCTTCATCTGAAGAAATGGAAGACCAACTTCTCGATGAAGACCAACAACAGTGGaaaacttttcagaaaataagaTCAGACAAATTTGAGATGCCTAGATACCCTGGGAACTATAAGGAGGAAGGTGCTAGTTCCTCCTCCACTTTCTTTGATAATAGGCGCAATGGGATTACCACATACAACGAACGGCCTCAGCCGAACATGTCTCTTCAACTAGAGAGACGAGGAGGGCGTCTTGGCACACAAGGGAGGAGACATGTGACAGAACAACTTCGGCCTGAAGTGCCTTTCTATCCGAGAGAACCATACACACGTCTAAGCCCTTCATATCCATCACATGATGAGTTTGACCGCTATTCCCGTGCACACTCGCTTCAAATGCCTCCATACGGTGGAGGCATGAACCACGAATTTGTTGACTATATGTATTCCAACAACCCAAGGGCAAGAGGTCGGGGCCAAGGGAGTAGGATCTCGGGAGAGATGGCAAGTGACAGAAGGAACCATCCCGGTTGGTCTTCAGGTCAGCTTCATAATTCTAATTACAGTTCATATTCCGCAAGTCCACAGAGACCAATGGAACAATCTGAGTATCAACCGAGATGGAGCCACGAGATAGTCTCAGATGTTGAGGATCATCATCAGCGTAATAGACATGCTAATCACCTCCATGAGCTACAGAACCGTCGTTTTAAAGAGAGACAACGTGTGGCCAAGCGTCATGTCCGTCCAACAGCCGGTGGGGCACCTTTCGTCAGCTGTTACAGGTGCTCAGAAAACCTGCAGCTTCCTGTAGACTTTCTCATCTTCAAGAGGAAGCATCATCTTCTCAGATGCGGCACTTGCACCACTGTTCTCAGATTCTCACTTCAATCGAGAACTCATTTAGTTCCTGCCGTAACACATGACACTGATGTTCATAGGAGTAGCAGTTCAACAGCAGAGTCTCCCAGAGACGGAGCTCCCTCCCAACCCGAAAAGCTGAGCTCCTCTGTTCAGGATGAGGAGCTACCTGCGGCTAGAGGCTCTCCGCTTCACCGACTAATGGGATATTCTACTGTAAGCCAAGTCTTTAAAGCTTCACAACGTCCACCTTCTGTATAG
- the LOC104768714 gene encoding uncharacterized aarF domain-containing protein kinase At5g05200, chloroplastic, whose product MAVSAFRGTRLPLLHHSQFPVVRTGSGSSKKMIGGRNLKGFVLSAQYSQSQDLFTSRLQSQIEKLPKLVEDIVQTSINTGPRGVTRLVQGVQAFVGVGGEWLNDLSKSTSVAGGLPSELQLGLLSPLYLRKLFERMGATYIKLGQFIASAPTFFPPEYVEEFQNCFDKAPPVPFEEIRKILQEELGKPIDSVYEYVDPTPIASASIAQVHGARLRGSQEDVVIKVLKPGIEDFLVADLNFIYVVARIFEFLSPEFSRTSLVGIVKDIRESMLEEVDFNKEAQNIDSFKRYLETMGLTGQATAPRVYKYCSSRRVLTMERLYGVPLTDLDSIRSLVSSPENSLITALNVWFGSLLGCESFHADVHAGNLWLLRDGRIGFLDFGIVGRISPKTWAAMEVFLASIATEEYESMASALIQMGATNTDVDANAFARDLEKMFSSIQELDTEIVVATARGTNSDTTAVAANVIMDERQMNTLFLDLVRVSESYGLKFPREFALLLKQLLYFDRYTRLLAPNLNMLQDQRISIANNKRTNRYKDSFN is encoded by the exons ATGGCGGTCTCAGCTTTTCGTGGGACGCGTTTACCGTTACTTCATCATTCTCAG TTTCCCGTCGTGAGAACTGGATCAGGAAGCTCTAAGAAGATGATCGGAGGCAGGAATTTGAAGGGATTTGTTCTTTCGGCCCAGTATTCACAAAGCCAGGACCTTTTCACTTCTCGCCTTCAAA GCCAGATAGAGAAGTTACCCAAACTGGTGGAGGATATAGTTCAGACATCGATAAACACAGGTCCACGCGGTGTGACACGCCTTGTCCAAGGCGTTCAAGCCTTTGTAGGGGTTGGGGGAGAGTGGCTAAATGATTTATCTAAG TCTACAAGCGTGGCTGGTGGATTACCAAGTGAATTGCAGCTTGGTTTACTGTCTCCTCTATATTTGAGGAAACTCTTTGAACGCATGGGAGCTACTTACATTAAGCTGGGTCAG TTTATAGCATCTGCGCCAACTTTTTTCCCACCTGAATATGTCGAAGAATTTCAGAACTGCTTTGACAAAGCTCCTCCTGTGCCGTTTGAAGAAATTCGTAAAATCTTGCAAGAGGAGCTTGGTAAACCCATAGACAGTGTATACGAATATGTTGACCCTACGCCAATTGCATCAGCCTCAATAGCACAA GTACATGGTGCAAGGCTTAGAGGCTCCCAAGAGGATGTAGTGATTAAAGTCTTGAAGCCTGGGATAGAAGATTTCTTAGTGGCAGATTTGAACTTTATCTACGTTGTTGCCCGTATATTTGAGTTCCTTAGTCCTGAATTTAGCCGTACTTCACTG GTTGGTATTGTCAAAGACATTCGTGAGTCAATGCTTGAGGAAGTAGATTTCAATAAGGAGGCTCAAAACATTGACTCATTTAAGAGATATCTTGAAACCATGGGGTTGACAGGGCAAGCTACTGCTCCAAGAGTGTATAAGTACTGCAGCAGCCGGCGGGTACTTACAATGGAGAGGCTATATGGAGTTCCTCTGACTGATCTAGATTCTATAAGATCACTTGTTTCCAGTCCTGAAAACAGCCTCATTACCGCGCTTAATGTGTG GTTTGGAAGTTTGCTTGGGTGTGAAAGCTTCCATGCTGATGTACATGCAGGAAACTTATGGCTGTTGCGTGATGGCCGGATTGGGTTTCTTGATTTTG GCATTGTTGGTCGTATATCCCCCAAAACATGGGCTGCAATGGAAGTATTTCTAGCGTCTATTGCAACTGAGGAATATGAATCCATGGCCTCTGCTTTGATTCAAATGGGCGCTACAAACACAGATGTTGATGCCAATGCTTTTGCAAGAGACTTGGAAAAGATGTTCTCATCTATCCAG GAACTAGATACAGAGATAGTTGTGGCTACAGCTCGTGGAACAAATTCGGACACAACTGCTGTTGCTGCTAACGTAATTATGGATGAGAGACAGATGAATACTCTTTTCCTCGACCTG GTCCGTGTTAGCGAATCATATGGGCTTAAGTTCCCAAGAGAGTTTGCACTTCTACTGAAGCAGCTTCTGTATTTCGATCGATACACGAGACTATTAGCCCCGAACCTGAACATGCTGCAGGATCAACGGATCTCTATCGCAAACAACAAGCGGACGAATCGATACAAGGACAGCTTCAACTGA